GAGATCATGGCtgtgatggacacagtgacaaagAGCAGCATGCGAAAATTCCAGGAGGCTCTGAAAGAGAGACAGGTTATGAAATTCAGTTATACCTTATAAATCACAAACAATACAAAGAAAAGGCTGCAGACCTGTCATTGTCTCTGAAGTCCTGCACTGGGACCAGTACAGTAGAGGCCAGGAGTGTTGTGAAGCTGCTTGGGACCCTGATTGCTGGGGTTGTCAGTGGAAACTGAGACTTGCTGTAGTGATCAGAGGTTTCTGCAAAATCATCAGTTCAGAAATCTGAGTTTAGCGCAAGACCTAAAGGAAAAAGTTTCCTTTGCACATCAAGGAATTATAttgcagaataaatattttcatgcaGGCTTACTTACCAAACACCTCCACATAGTGGTCAGAATAAATGTGGTTCTGGATTCCCAGAACCGCACATCTGTAATAACCCGCATCTCCGACCTGCACGTTTGATATCCTGAACTCGATCCATCCGTCTTCCTCCGTTGTGGTGACTCTTCCCCTCAGTGAATCACAGGTGTACCCTGCACTGTCCAGCACTTTGTAGCATTGGCCAGGATACAGTTTACAGCAGGACTTGTTGTAGCCGTTGTAAAACGGAGGAAACACGAGTCTCAGCACAATGGGCTGAACCTCCTCAGTCCTCGGCTGTGCTTTTAGGAGGCAGTTCTCTGGAAAACAAGAAGTCAATTTTCATGTTTCAGTAAAATCTAATTAGGGGAAAATCCCAAACTGTTGCTTTGCCATACCTTGCAAAAGGCAGAACAACATAAAGAGAATCTTCATCTTCACCGAGTCTCAGCGCCTGTAAAGAGTTGTTTCCCTCTTGTAAGACAATTATAGGCAGGTCctcagaggaaagaaaagggaagtTATTCtttcaacagcagaaaaaacactgacacaataagcatatttttttgcagtttcttgCTGTGATTACTCATGTGGAAATTTTCttggaattatgaaaaaaaatataaacatcccCTGAAACAGCAAATGTTCCTCCAGAACATACATTTAGCGTTTAGCATTAGGGTAACATTCACTTTTCTAGTTCTCATATGCAGTTTTCCCTCTTCAGTGTTACTTCTAATGGCCAGCAAAATACTATTCTAGGCCAAATGTGCTgcaattaaatatgaaatgctttcattaaaatgtgaaacacagtgaacaaataaatacaaagagaaaaaaagaatagaggaaaggagaaaatgtcAACAACAGACTGACCAGCAGACAGAACTAAAAAGTTGGACCCAGTCAGACCATTATGGACTTCTGGCTCAGAAGCAGACtttgcttctgattggttgatcagCACCTTGTGTGATATTTTCTTTACGTCTTACATGACTGCATCTCATTACATGAGTatctttaaacatgtttttttttaatgtagttttttctcttcaaaatgttgatttactttaatttcttttagacAATTCTAGTAttacaaaccaaaaatatttcacatcctCTAAATAGCAGGGTCATGCATCTCTGCTGCTTCCACGATCTcccaacagcaacaacaaaaactgtttcGTAGACACATGCAAAAGGCTCTAGACATTTATACACAAAGCCATTTATTTGGTGTTAGCTTTTAACTTATGATACATGTCTTAGCAACTCAAAACACATCATCCATAACAAAGCAAACGactaatgaaaaatgtatttacataaatatttcacaactCAGTTGTAAAATACTAAACAATTAACttaatatgaatataaaataaacactccCTTTTGTCcttcatttcacttataaaactaaaaacaaaaattttacattttctaaaacttGTTAGATAACATTGTCTTGCAAGTTGAAGCAGCTCAGGCACACAAACACTGTTCTTAAActcacaaaacagacaaacctTGTTCAAATGTACGCTGAAACGTGCAGCCCCTATTAATAATTTAGAAGCAACAAGtctgaaaatgtgcatttattttccaCAAGCTGTTAATCTTTTGCAAGACGAGGCTTCGGTTCGCAGCCTTGTGAATGCATGGATGCATATATGAGTTGAGGTCGCGGTTTTCTGAGCTCGCATGTACGTCTCTACTCGTTGGTGAAGGTAATGACATCATAGGGGATgccctgctgctgcagctgctccagctgcTCCGGTGTAGCCTCAGTGTAAAGTGTTTGGGTCTGCCCCATGGCCGCATCTGCTACAGCTGCAAGAAGAAAAGTTAtgtttactattattattaaaaagctGGCATCCCACTTGAGGTTGTTGGGGAAGGAGGGAGAGAAACGTGACAGAAGCTCACAGaatttgttgtatattttaaagtagttttgtcCAACTAAAAGCAACAATTTTAGCTTCAagaggtaaataaataataaaaaaaacagtctgatttTGTGTGCATGATTCCTTTAGATGGCATTTGAAAGTAGCATTTGCATATTGAGCAGTGAGCAAGACTCTAAAGAAAATAAGCCTTACAAGTATAAATGGCATTTTCTTCTCCTAAGTAAAATTTAAGCTGACAATTAAGGTCCACAAacctcccatatttatattgaAATTCAGCACAATCTGAGGAAACATCATGTAATATATGCAGGGGTACCAACGTGATGGAATATCAGGATAAGTACAATAGAAAATACAGCATCCTTAGTATTTAAATTGCAGCAGAGATTCCTGAAAGCCTTCACATTGGTGTTAGGTTTTCTATATTTGCCATCATTCACATGGAGATCTTAGGGAAGTCTTAAGCTGCTGTGAATATgatcagaatattttttattattattattattaaatgtgaGACATGTATATAAATTAAtgcaatctttaaaaaaatgttccacaAACCTAACCTGTGACAGCAGAATGTGCCGCAGCTTCCAGGTCCTCCGTGTTCACCACCTGAGCTTGAGAGCTGACAGGTACGTACTGGATCTGCCCATCATGACTTACAGCAATCTGCACAAACATATAtagcaaataaacaacaacaacaacaaaaaacttctcATTGCAGATTATCCAGCATCAACCACCTCCCtttaatcagtttaatt
The genomic region above belongs to Xiphophorus maculatus strain JP 163 A chromosome 1, X_maculatus-5.0-male, whole genome shotgun sequence and contains:
- the LOC111609440 gene encoding uncharacterized protein LOC111609440; amino-acid sequence: MKILFMLFCLLQENCLLKAQPRTEEVQPIVLRLVFPPFYNGYNKSCCKLYPGQCYKVLDSAGYTCDSLRGRVTTTEEDGWIEFRISNVQVGDAGYYRCAVLGIQNHIYSDHYVEVFETSDHYSKSQFPLTTPAIRVPSSFTTLLASTVLVPVQDFRDNDRASWNFRMLLFVTVSITAMISVVSVVVAVCCKVKAKRKKSNVHGEALCESQKRDAPEMSGIVYAIVDFKPRQKPEGVYANLEEQRTGESISQADNAGTVEYSTLAIQL